In Brevundimonas subvibrioides, a genomic segment contains:
- a CDS encoding class I SAM-dependent methyltransferase: MTYKAPEKGKPMLQDHQNFDVDEAFEVGLSETSNLWRRLGVKPDFTGLDVMEVGSGLGFLTADIALAGAKSVLGIDTWEPRVEWGTKKLAQRFPQLTNARFDSTPTNEMAGESRFDVIVSQNTFEHIADIDSVLHSFRRLLRPGGRAYIGFSPMYHSPFGDHGELRARVRLPWLHLIAGRKRVIAAYNKANGENVTTLIECGFNALKPKDFRRAFLRSGLVVESVRVNPTEGGLKQRIMDAFALISKIPGLEPYFATGMYVVLRKP; the protein is encoded by the coding sequence ATGACCTACAAGGCTCCCGAAAAGGGAAAGCCCATGCTTCAAGACCACCAGAACTTCGACGTCGACGAGGCGTTCGAAGTCGGCCTGTCAGAAACCAGCAATCTGTGGCGGCGCCTGGGCGTGAAGCCGGACTTCACCGGACTCGATGTGATGGAGGTCGGCTCCGGCCTCGGCTTCCTGACCGCCGATATTGCCCTGGCCGGTGCCAAAAGCGTTCTGGGTATCGATACCTGGGAACCGCGCGTGGAGTGGGGCACAAAGAAGCTGGCCCAGCGCTTCCCCCAGCTGACCAACGCCAGATTCGACTCCACGCCAACCAATGAGATGGCCGGTGAGTCGCGTTTCGATGTCATCGTCTCGCAGAACACCTTCGAGCATATTGCCGATATCGATAGTGTGCTGCACTCGTTCCGTCGCCTGCTGCGCCCGGGCGGCAGAGCCTATATCGGCTTCTCCCCGATGTATCACAGCCCATTCGGCGACCACGGCGAACTGCGTGCGAGGGTGCGCCTGCCCTGGCTGCATCTGATTGCGGGCCGCAAGCGCGTGATCGCGGCCTACAACAAGGCCAATGGCGAGAACGTCACGACCCTTATCGAATGCGGTTTCAACGCACTGAAGCCAAAAGACTTTCGCCGCGCCTTCCTTAGATCGGGCCTTGTCGTTGAAAGCGTGCGCGTCAATCCGACTGAGGGCGGGCTTAAACAGCGGATCATGGACGCCTTTGCCCTGATCTCGAAGATCCCGGGGCTGGAGCCCTACTTCGCAACCGGCATGTACGTGGTCCTGCGCAAGCCATAG
- a CDS encoding TetR/AcrR family transcriptional regulator yields the protein MHSHNVQANVLEADDQRRQAIVREARHQFMANGYAATRIEPVARAATVSTATLYAYFPSKQHLFTAVIADASADFSAQMDRVRVTDGTARDLLILFATAYADFMGDPFVRAVFRLVMAERPRFRDMAQCFFDKGRSDFGRPLMAALSRLSERGELKIDKPSWAAGQLMGMVEHPVFFMPLVTGDEVRATRSNAQIAEDAVETFLARYGA from the coding sequence ATGCACTCTCACAACGTCCAGGCCAACGTCCTCGAAGCGGACGACCAGCGTCGTCAGGCGATCGTTCGCGAAGCGCGCCACCAGTTCATGGCCAACGGCTATGCGGCCACGAGGATCGAACCTGTCGCGCGGGCGGCGACTGTATCGACGGCGACCCTGTACGCCTATTTCCCCTCGAAGCAGCACCTGTTCACGGCGGTCATAGCGGACGCCTCGGCCGACTTCTCGGCCCAGATGGACCGCGTCCGCGTCACGGATGGCACGGCGCGCGACCTGCTGATCCTTTTCGCCACCGCCTATGCGGACTTCATGGGCGATCCATTCGTGCGAGCCGTTTTCCGTCTTGTGATGGCGGAGCGGCCCCGCTTCCGCGACATGGCCCAGTGCTTCTTCGACAAGGGACGCAGCGATTTCGGCCGCCCCCTCATGGCTGCCCTGTCGCGCCTGTCCGAACGCGGCGAACTCAAGATCGACAAGCCATCCTGGGCCGCCGGCCAGTTGATGGGCATGGTCGAACACCCGGTGTTCTTCATGCCTCTGGTCACCGGGGACGAGGTTCGGGCGACCCGATCCAATGCGCAGATCGCGGAAGACGCCGTGGAAACGTTCCTGGCCCGCTACGGTGCCTGA
- a CDS encoding ligase-associated DNA damage response exonuclease, which yields MIRPEDLLRPTPAGLYCPPGDFYVDPNRPVDRAVVTHGHSDHARSGHGAVLATAQTLAIMAERYGEDFTRLRQPVAYGEAASHNGVEIRLVPAGHVLGSAQAVVTYQGLTMVVSGDYKRRRDPTCAPFEPVPCHVFISEATFGLPVFTHPPDAEEVGRLVQSLGQFPDRAHLVGAYALGKAQRVIRLLREAGWERPIYVHGALERLNRLYQSEGVDLGPILPATGLKAGALGGEVAVAPPSAIQDRWARRFADPVTAFASGWMLVKARAKQRGVELPLVISDHADWPELIQTFEEVRPEELWITHGREEGLLRWAEINGVKARALRLVGYEDEDEETGGKVGPDQGSQGSESHDRF from the coding sequence ATGATCCGACCCGAAGACCTGCTCCGACCCACACCGGCCGGCCTGTACTGCCCACCCGGCGATTTCTACGTCGATCCGAACCGGCCCGTGGACCGCGCGGTGGTGACCCACGGGCATTCGGACCATGCGCGGTCCGGGCACGGCGCGGTACTGGCGACGGCCCAGACCCTGGCCATCATGGCCGAGCGCTATGGCGAGGACTTTACCCGGCTGCGCCAGCCGGTGGCGTATGGAGAGGCCGCCTCCCACAACGGCGTGGAGATCCGGCTGGTCCCTGCGGGCCATGTGCTGGGCTCGGCCCAGGCGGTGGTGACGTATCAGGGCCTGACCATGGTGGTGTCGGGCGACTACAAGCGCCGTCGCGACCCGACCTGTGCCCCGTTCGAGCCCGTGCCGTGTCACGTCTTCATCTCGGAGGCGACCTTCGGCCTGCCGGTCTTCACCCATCCGCCGGATGCCGAGGAGGTCGGGCGGCTGGTCCAGTCACTGGGCCAGTTCCCGGACCGCGCCCATCTGGTCGGGGCCTATGCACTCGGCAAGGCCCAGCGGGTGATCCGGCTGCTGCGAGAGGCGGGCTGGGAGCGGCCCATCTATGTCCACGGTGCGCTGGAGCGACTGAACCGGCTGTACCAGAGCGAGGGCGTCGATCTGGGCCCGATCCTGCCGGCGACAGGGCTGAAGGCGGGAGCCCTGGGCGGGGAGGTGGCCGTCGCACCGCCGTCGGCCATTCAGGACCGCTGGGCGCGGCGCTTCGCCGATCCGGTGACGGCGTTCGCCTCGGGCTGGATGCTGGTCAAGGCGCGGGCGAAGCAGCGTGGGGTGGAGCTGCCGCTCGTGATCAGCGACCACGCCGACTGGCCTGAACTGATCCAGACCTTCGAGGAGGTCAGACCTGAGGAGCTCTGGATCACCCACGGCCGCGAGGAGGGCCTGCTGCGCTGGGCCGAGATCAACGGCGTCAAGGCGCGGGCGCTGCGGCTGGTGGGATATGAGGACGAGGACGAGGAGACGGGCGGGAAGGTCGGGCCGGATCAGGGCTCCCAAGGGTCCGAAAGCCACGACCGCTTCTGA
- a CDS encoding S24 family peptidase has product MPLSHHRLWSALDGLAHRHGLSASALARRAGLDATALNPSKRFGPGVPLRPRWPSTESLNRILEVTGTSLAEFAALADDSPVRIATAPLLGMAQAGPDGFFDDAGLPTGDGWDQTDLPSPRESLFSLRISGDSMVPLYREGDRVLVDRDHTDVRKGDRVVARTRSGETLAKQVDAISAKSVTLGSINPAYPPREISRADIDWMARILWVSQ; this is encoded by the coding sequence TTGCCCCTCTCCCATCATCGTCTCTGGTCGGCCCTCGACGGACTGGCGCATCGCCACGGTCTCTCGGCCTCGGCCCTGGCGCGCAGGGCGGGGCTGGATGCCACGGCCCTGAATCCGTCCAAGCGGTTCGGGCCGGGCGTTCCGCTGCGACCGCGCTGGCCCTCGACCGAAAGCCTGAACCGCATTCTGGAGGTCACCGGCACGTCGCTGGCCGAATTCGCCGCCCTGGCCGACGATTCACCCGTGCGGATCGCGACGGCGCCGCTGCTGGGCATGGCCCAGGCCGGCCCGGACGGCTTTTTCGACGACGCCGGCCTGCCGACCGGCGATGGCTGGGACCAGACCGACCTGCCTTCGCCCCGGGAAAGCCTGTTCAGCCTGCGAATTTCCGGCGACTCCATGGTGCCCCTGTATCGTGAGGGAGACCGCGTCCTGGTGGACCGCGACCACACCGACGTGCGCAAGGGCGATCGGGTGGTGGCGCGCACCCGGTCCGGTGAAACCCTGGCCAAGCAGGTCGATGCGATCAGCGCAAAGTCCGTCACCCTGGGCTCGATCAACCCCGCCTATCCACCGCGCGAGATTTCCCGCGCGGACATCGACTGGATGGCCCGGATCCTGTGGGTCAGTCAGTAG
- the queC gene encoding 7-cyano-7-deazaguanine synthase QueC: MTETLPKASSALVLFSGGQDSATCLAWALERFGRVETVGFDYGQRHAVEMAARLKVREGMPGVLPDLAARLGPDHVVDLTGFGAIGETAMTTDRAIEVGARGLPTTFVPGRNLIFLTAAAALADRRGLEVLVGGMCETDFSGYPDCRRETLDAMERALSLGLDRRVPVQTPLMWLTKAQTWALADEIGGTALVELIVEDSHTCYRGDRSHRHAWGYGCGTCPACELRAAGWDGWGAGQ, encoded by the coding sequence ATGACCGAAACCCTACCCAAAGCATCGTCTGCCCTCGTCCTGTTCTCCGGCGGTCAGGACAGCGCGACCTGTCTGGCCTGGGCGCTGGAGCGGTTCGGGCGGGTCGAGACCGTGGGTTTCGACTATGGCCAGCGTCATGCGGTCGAGATGGCGGCGCGGCTGAAGGTGCGCGAGGGAATGCCCGGCGTTCTGCCGGACCTGGCCGCGCGGCTGGGGCCGGACCACGTCGTGGACCTGACCGGCTTCGGGGCCATCGGCGAGACGGCGATGACGACCGACCGGGCGATCGAGGTGGGCGCGCGCGGCCTGCCGACGACCTTCGTGCCGGGGCGAAACCTGATCTTCCTGACGGCGGCAGCGGCGCTCGCGGACCGACGCGGGCTGGAGGTGCTGGTCGGCGGCATGTGCGAGACGGACTTCTCCGGCTATCCCGATTGCCGACGCGAAACCCTGGACGCGATGGAGCGGGCGCTATCGCTGGGGCTTGACCGGCGCGTGCCGGTCCAGACGCCCCTGATGTGGCTGACCAAGGCGCAGACCTGGGCACTGGCGGACGAGATCGGCGGCACCGCCCTGGTCGAGCTGATCGTGGAGGACAGTCACACCTGCTACCGGGGTGACCGCAGCCATCGGCACGCCTGGGGCTACGGTTGCGGCACCTGCCCGGCCTGCGAGCTCCGGGCGGCGGGCTGGGACGGATGGGGCGCCGGACAATGA
- a CDS encoding response regulator, whose translation MIPVVENDRPVGLIERNAFLLKIASPFGHALYANRPVSMIMDSEPAVVEAGVRIDAFCDILLKSGPGALMRGFIVTRQGRYRGVGTAISLMRAVNDQQRTHNRELEEQARALTDSQTQALASARAKSQFLAIMSHELRTPMNGVLAVAELLRRQPLNDAAHMHVQTIVDSSETLLRILQDALDLSRAEAGELELAPAPTPLRALVDDVEHMWAPRASQDGVRLLVGYEGDTELTADLDGVRVKQVFNNLISNALKFARHGVVEARLKAWALDGKVHMEARIRDDGPGLDADRVDAIFEPFIHGSGRPGAGLGLSICRQIIDNMNGRIWAENNQGRGATFAFDITAPLSAAAVDHPSNVSALSDLELKSNPHILIVDDNATNRVVAQALCEMFGCSSETAEDGMEALEAVQARPFDLILMDIKMPRMDGVQATQAIRALTGPERNIPIVALTANADPDDAKHYLSIGMAAVVEKPIKPERMRMAMSAALTADAADAADAAAVPGTRIRAA comes from the coding sequence GTGATCCCCGTGGTCGAAAATGACCGGCCCGTCGGGCTGATCGAACGCAATGCTTTCCTGCTGAAGATCGCCAGTCCCTTCGGTCACGCGCTCTACGCCAATCGCCCCGTCTCCATGATCATGGATTCCGAGCCCGCCGTGGTCGAGGCCGGGGTCCGCATCGACGCCTTCTGCGATATCCTGCTGAAGTCCGGCCCAGGTGCCCTGATGCGCGGCTTCATCGTGACGCGGCAGGGGCGTTATCGCGGCGTCGGCACTGCCATATCGCTGATGCGGGCCGTCAACGACCAGCAGCGCACCCACAACCGCGAACTGGAGGAACAGGCCCGCGCCCTGACCGACAGCCAGACCCAGGCGCTGGCCTCCGCCCGCGCCAAGAGCCAGTTCCTGGCCATCATGAGCCACGAGCTGCGCACGCCGATGAACGGCGTTCTCGCGGTCGCCGAGCTGCTGCGCCGCCAGCCCCTGAACGATGCGGCCCACATGCACGTCCAGACCATCGTCGACTCCTCCGAGACCCTCCTGCGTATCTTGCAGGATGCGCTGGACCTGTCGCGCGCGGAGGCTGGCGAGCTTGAACTGGCCCCCGCCCCTACCCCGCTGCGCGCCCTCGTCGACGACGTCGAGCACATGTGGGCCCCGCGTGCGTCCCAGGACGGCGTGCGACTGCTGGTCGGATATGAGGGCGATACCGAACTGACGGCAGACCTCGATGGCGTCCGCGTGAAGCAGGTGTTCAACAATCTGATCAGCAACGCCCTGAAATTCGCCCGGCACGGCGTTGTCGAGGCCCGTCTCAAGGCCTGGGCCCTGGACGGCAAGGTCCATATGGAAGCGCGCATCCGGGACGACGGCCCTGGCCTCGACGCCGACCGCGTGGATGCCATCTTCGAGCCCTTCATCCATGGCTCCGGCCGGCCCGGCGCGGGACTGGGCCTGTCGATCTGCCGCCAGATCATCGACAATATGAACGGCCGGATCTGGGCCGAGAACAACCAGGGTCGGGGTGCCACCTTCGCCTTCGATATCACCGCGCCCCTGTCGGCGGCCGCGGTCGATCATCCTTCGAACGTCTCGGCCCTGTCCGACCTGGAACTGAAATCCAATCCGCACATCCTGATCGTCGACGACAATGCCACCAACCGGGTCGTCGCCCAGGCCCTGTGCGAGATGTTCGGCTGCTCGTCCGAGACGGCTGAGGACGGGATGGAGGCGCTTGAAGCCGTCCAGGCCCGCCCGTTCGATCTGATCCTGATGGACATCAAGATGCCGCGCATGGACGGCGTCCAGGCGACCCAGGCCATCCGCGCCCTGACCGGCCCGGAGCGTAACATTCCGATCGTCGCCCTGACCGCCAACGCCGATCCGGACGATGCGAAACACTATCTGTCGATCGGCATGGCCGCAGTGGTCGAGAAGCCGATCAAGCCGGAGCGCATGCGCATGGCCATGAGTGCCGCCCTGACAGCGGACGCGGCGGACGCGGCGGACGCGGCGGCCGTGCCCGGGACCAGGATTCGCGCGGCCTAG
- a CDS encoding PaaI family thioesterase, with amino-acid sequence MSDPFLTDILPQLASGAAHTHALGFRYEGVEGDRVRLRTPWRADLVGDPETEVFAGGLVTAMLDHVGGLAIWVALGRFAPIATLDLRIDYMRAARPRVDLLSEARCYKLTRTIGFVRAWAFEDDPADPVAAAQATYVINASDAGATGSNLKAKGDAA; translated from the coding sequence ATGAGCGATCCGTTCCTGACCGACATCCTGCCGCAACTCGCATCGGGCGCGGCCCACACCCATGCGCTGGGGTTCCGGTACGAGGGCGTCGAGGGCGACCGTGTCCGCCTGCGCACCCCCTGGCGCGCCGATCTGGTCGGGGATCCGGAGACGGAGGTCTTCGCCGGCGGTCTGGTCACGGCCATGCTGGATCACGTCGGCGGCCTGGCCATCTGGGTGGCGCTGGGCCGGTTCGCGCCGATCGCGACGCTGGACCTGCGCATCGACTATATGCGCGCCGCCCGGCCGCGCGTGGACCTGCTGTCCGAGGCCCGTTGCTACAAGTTGACGCGCACCATCGGCTTCGTCCGCGCCTGGGCCTTCGAGGACGACCCCGCCGACCCCGTCGCCGCAGCCCAGGCCACCTATGTCATCAACGCCAGCGACGCGGGCGCGACAGGATCAAACCTGAAAGCGAAAGGCGACGCCGCATGA
- a CDS encoding PaaI family thioesterase, protein MTALLDTIPYARFLGLRTERDGDILTVVMPFADHLIGNPMLPALHGGSTAAMLELTAIAQVALVWPRLRLPRPITVTTAYLRSGKPRDVHARARISRAGRRVAHVLAEAWQDDPAQPIASLTAHFSLDDNRDLIS, encoded by the coding sequence ATGACCGCCCTCCTCGACACGATTCCCTACGCCCGCTTTCTGGGTCTTCGGACCGAACGCGACGGCGACATCCTGACGGTCGTGATGCCCTTCGCCGACCACCTGATCGGCAATCCCATGCTGCCGGCCCTGCACGGGGGCTCCACCGCCGCCATGCTGGAACTGACCGCCATCGCCCAGGTCGCCCTGGTCTGGCCGCGCCTTCGCCTGCCCCGCCCCATCACAGTGACCACGGCCTATCTGCGGTCGGGCAAGCCGCGCGACGTCCATGCCCGCGCGCGAATTTCCCGCGCCGGGCGCCGTGTAGCGCACGTCCTGGCCGAGGCCTGGCAGGACGATCCGGCCCAGCCCATCGCCAGCCTGACGGCCCATTTCTCGCTGGACGACAACCGGGACTTGATTTCCTGA
- the udk gene encoding uridine kinase, whose amino-acid sequence MSILIAITGGSGSGKSTLAETVASVLPPGTAVLMREDSYYRDAASLPGFDAATFDFDDVAARDHDLLYEDLCRLKAGKPVTAPVYSFIHHGREPDGEVIPVAPVVIVEGTHVLCTPAVADLFDIRVFVDTPSDIRFIRRLLRDQAERGRTSASVIDQYLRTVRPGHERLTEPSRTRADFVIADATAAVRLDDPQVIVRLAAPLLAHPLLAPLLVPQT is encoded by the coding sequence ATGAGCATTCTCATCGCGATTACCGGCGGCTCGGGCTCGGGCAAGTCGACGCTGGCCGAAACCGTCGCCTCCGTCCTGCCGCCCGGCACAGCCGTGCTGATGCGCGAGGACTCCTACTACCGCGACGCCGCCTCCCTGCCCGGCTTCGACGCAGCGACCTTCGACTTCGACGACGTCGCCGCCCGCGACCACGATCTGCTGTACGAGGACCTGTGCCGACTGAAGGCGGGCAAACCCGTCACCGCGCCGGTCTATTCCTTCATCCACCACGGACGCGAGCCTGACGGCGAGGTGATTCCGGTCGCGCCCGTCGTGATCGTGGAGGGGACCCACGTTCTGTGCACGCCGGCCGTAGCGGACCTGTTCGACATCCGCGTGTTCGTCGATACACCGTCCGACATCCGGTTCATCCGTCGGCTGCTGCGCGATCAGGCCGAGCGAGGCCGCACATCGGCTTCGGTCATCGACCAGTACCTCAGGACGGTACGCCCGGGTCACGAGCGCCTGACAGAGCCCTCGCGCACGCGGGCCGATTTCGTCATCGCCGATGCCACGGCCGCGGTCCGGCTGGACGATCCGCAGGTTATCGTGCGCCTGGCCGCCCCCCTGCTGGCGCACCCCCTGCTGGCCCCCCTCCTGGTGCCGCAGACCTGA
- the queE gene encoding 7-carboxy-7-deazaguanine synthase produces the protein MTYAVKETFLTVQGEGGQAGRPAVFLRFAGCNLWSGREQDRATAVCSFCDTDFVGTDGDGGGRFADAGRLADHIVSLWIGRAGDPKLIVCTGGEPLLQLDPPLIAALHARGFDIAVETNGTLPVPEGIDWVCVSPKAAAPVVQISGAELKLVYPQPLAMPDRFEDLEFERFWLQPMDGPDQAANTAAALDYCLRHPKWRLSVQTHKYIGVR, from the coding sequence ATGACCTATGCGGTCAAGGAAACCTTCCTGACGGTGCAGGGGGAGGGCGGCCAGGCGGGGCGCCCGGCGGTCTTCCTGCGCTTCGCCGGCTGCAATCTGTGGAGCGGGCGCGAACAGGACCGGGCCACGGCCGTCTGCAGCTTCTGCGACACCGACTTCGTCGGCACAGACGGCGATGGCGGCGGCCGGTTCGCCGATGCAGGCCGACTTGCCGACCACATCGTTTCCCTGTGGATCGGCCGGGCGGGCGACCCGAAGCTGATCGTCTGTACCGGGGGCGAACCCCTGCTACAGCTGGACCCCCCCCTGATCGCCGCCCTTCACGCCAGGGGCTTTGACATTGCGGTCGAGACAAACGGCACCCTGCCGGTGCCAGAGGGGATCGACTGGGTCTGCGTCAGCCCGAAGGCTGCGGCCCCGGTGGTGCAGATTTCAGGGGCCGAGTTGAAACTGGTCTATCCTCAGCCGTTGGCAATGCCGGACCGGTTCGAGGACCTGGAGTTCGAGCGCTTCTGGCTGCAGCCGATGGACGGACCCGATCAGGCGGCCAATACGGCGGCGGCCCTGGACTACTGCCTGCGCCATCCGAAATGGCGCCTCAGCGTCCAGACCCACAAATACATCGGGGTTCGTTGA
- the aroC gene encoding chorismate synthase → MSHNTFGHLFRVTTWGESHGPAIGCVVDGCPPRIPLTEADLQPWLDRRKPGGSRFVTQRKESDTARILSGVFDDGDGPVTTGAPIAIHIDNEDARSKDYGEIARAFRPGHADMTYQAKYGVRDHRGGGRSSARETASRVAAGAVARRILGNGVVIRAGIVQLGPHRIAPDAVDFSVVHDNPLFAASAGVVPAWEAWLDGVRKAGSSTGAVVALEVTGIPAGWGAPLYGKLDAELAAAMMSINAVKGVEIGAGFASAELSGEDNADEMRIGPDGGIVFQSNQAGGVLGGISTGQPLTARIAFKPTSSILTPRQTVTRDGTETDLRTVGRHDPCVALRGVPVVEAMAACVLADAMLRHRAQVGQVTNRSSCSD, encoded by the coding sequence ATGTCCCACAACACCTTCGGCCATCTGTTTCGCGTGACGACCTGGGGCGAAAGCCATGGGCCGGCGATCGGCTGCGTCGTTGACGGCTGTCCGCCCCGGATTCCCCTGACAGAGGCCGATCTACAGCCCTGGCTGGACAGACGAAAACCCGGTGGCAGCCGCTTCGTCACGCAGAGGAAGGAAAGCGATACCGCCCGCATCCTGTCCGGGGTTTTCGACGACGGGGACGGGCCCGTGACCACCGGCGCGCCGATCGCCATCCATATCGACAATGAGGATGCGCGGTCGAAAGACTATGGCGAGATCGCCCGCGCCTTCCGGCCCGGCCACGCCGACATGACCTATCAGGCCAAATACGGCGTGCGGGACCATCGCGGCGGCGGACGGTCCTCGGCGCGCGAGACCGCCAGCCGGGTCGCCGCCGGGGCCGTCGCCCGCCGCATACTGGGCAACGGCGTCGTCATCCGGGCCGGTATCGTCCAGCTGGGTCCGCACAGGATCGCGCCGGACGCCGTTGATTTTTCCGTCGTCCATGACAATCCGCTGTTCGCCGCCTCCGCCGGGGTCGTGCCCGCGTGGGAAGCCTGGCTGGATGGCGTGCGCAAGGCGGGCTCGTCCACCGGTGCCGTAGTCGCTCTGGAGGTCACCGGCATCCCCGCCGGCTGGGGCGCGCCGCTTTACGGCAAGCTGGACGCCGAACTGGCCGCTGCCATGATGTCGATCAACGCCGTCAAGGGCGTCGAGATCGGGGCCGGCTTCGCCTCGGCAGAACTGTCGGGAGAGGACAATGCCGACGAGATGCGGATTGGTCCGGACGGCGGCATCGTCTTCCAGTCGAACCAGGCCGGTGGCGTCCTCGGCGGCATCTCGACCGGCCAGCCCCTGACCGCCCGCATCGCCTTCAAGCCGACATCCTCGATCCTGACCCCGCGTCAGACCGTCACCCGCGATGGCACCGAGACCGACCTGCGCACGGTCGGTCGCCACGACCCCTGCGTCGCCCTGCGCGGTGTTCCGGTGGTCGAGGCCATGGCCGCCTGCGTGCTGGCCGACGCCATGTTGAGACACCGGGCGCAGGTCGGTCAGGTCACAAACCGTTCATCCTGTTCGGATTAG
- a CDS encoding DnaJ C-terminal domain-containing protein — protein MIPSDQTLNEAFAVLGLHGPTDQAEVARAFRLAVKGARPDLPGGDADRFRRVIAAYRLIQGRGGGHPALAAPTTRPAALPVVGLTPLQAIQGGDTTVRLGMRSLRVHAPAGMRTGEHLRLRNGADDGSDLYLPVLIRPGDGLAVLGDDLHMRWGAAPRVLADGGRLEIETHVGTRSAWLTPGLQAPVRLRLRDLGLPARGSHRTGHLFVTLFASEVAPSAAEDMLARFTRVWTPDRLAA, from the coding sequence ATGATCCCGTCCGACCAGACCCTGAACGAAGCCTTCGCCGTCCTCGGGCTTCACGGCCCGACCGACCAGGCCGAGGTGGCACGCGCCTTCCGCCTGGCCGTCAAGGGGGCTCGACCCGACCTGCCCGGCGGGGATGCGGACCGTTTTCGCCGTGTCATCGCCGCCTATCGCCTGATCCAGGGGCGGGGGGGCGGGCATCCCGCTCTCGCCGCTCCGACAACGCGTCCTGCCGCCCTGCCGGTCGTCGGGCTGACACCGCTTCAGGCCATACAGGGCGGCGATACAACCGTCCGCCTCGGCATGCGATCTTTGCGGGTGCACGCGCCGGCGGGGATGCGTACCGGCGAACATCTTCGACTGAGAAATGGCGCCGACGACGGGTCTGACCTGTATCTTCCCGTCCTGATCCGTCCGGGCGATGGTCTCGCCGTCCTGGGCGACGATCTGCACATGCGCTGGGGGGCCGCACCGCGCGTGCTGGCCGACGGAGGCCGCCTCGAGATCGAGACCCACGTCGGGACACGCTCCGCCTGGCTGACCCCCGGCCTGCAAGCGCCCGTCCGCCTGCGCCTGCGCGATCTCGGCCTGCCCGCGCGCGGCTCGCACAGGACCGGACACCTGTTCGTCACCCTGTTCGCCAGCGAGGTCGCACCCTCGGCCGCCGAAGACATGCTGGCCCGCTTCACCCGGGTCTGGACGCCGGACCGTTTGGCAGCCTAA
- the pdxH gene encoding pyridoxamine 5'-phosphate oxidase, with product MTSAVIPPSPSREEYARDYAAALAANGDETIFDRTEPIGLMIDWLAQARAHEPNDPNAMGLSTVDADGAPDSRMVLLKDVDARGLTFYSNRESAKGLQLQLQDRPRAALLFHWKSLRRQIRVRGAVEPVSPEEADAYFASRARESRIGAWASDQSRPLAGRSDLEAAVARETARFEGRDVPRPGHWSGWRVVPDVVEFWRDRPFRLHDRLRFTRAGEGWTRARLQP from the coding sequence ATGACCAGCGCCGTGATCCCGCCCAGCCCGTCCCGCGAGGAGTATGCCCGCGACTATGCTGCTGCCCTTGCGGCCAACGGAGACGAGACGATCTTCGATCGGACAGAACCGATCGGGCTGATGATCGACTGGCTGGCCCAGGCCCGGGCGCATGAGCCGAACGACCCCAATGCCATGGGCCTGTCGACGGTGGATGCCGACGGCGCGCCGGACAGCCGGATGGTCTTGCTCAAGGACGTCGATGCGCGGGGACTGACCTTCTATTCCAATCGCGAGAGCGCAAAGGGTCTGCAGCTGCAGCTGCAGGACCGGCCGCGTGCAGCGCTGCTGTTTCACTGGAAGTCGCTGCGGCGTCAGATCCGGGTGCGCGGCGCGGTGGAGCCGGTCAGTCCCGAGGAGGCCGATGCCTATTTCGCCAGCCGGGCGCGTGAAAGCCGGATCGGAGCCTGGGCTTCGGACCAGTCACGGCCACTGGCCGGGCGATCCGACCTGGAAGCCGCGGTCGCGCGCGAGACGGCGCGGTTCGAGGGCAGGGACGTGCCCCGTCCCGGGCACTGGTCGGGATGGCGGGTGGTGCCGGATGTCGTCGAGTTCTGGAGGGACCGGCCATTTCGTCTGCACGACCGCCTGCGATTCACCCGTGCCGGCGAGGGCTGGACGCGCGCCCGGCTTCAACCCTGA